In the genome of Mangifera indica cultivar Alphonso chromosome 9, CATAS_Mindica_2.1, whole genome shotgun sequence, the window GGTAAGATAGATATTTGAGAGAGATCGAGTTGCATTGTAAATGGAGATTGTATTAGTAATACTATTAGATTTTAAGTGTAAATGAAGAGTAATTGACGATGAAGTTAATAATAGGTAAAGTGGGGAAGAGTAATATCTATGGGATGAGATTCTAAATGTCTCAATTGATATAAGATGAAGTTATAAAAGAAGAGATCCATACACAATATAGATTATCGAAGATTTTAATTgacacaaaatatattaaaaataacaatttcaataTAAGAATGAGTCCAATATGATGAGATCAACACAAGGAGTTGGtgtaaaaatcaaatcaattgaaaataGATCACCAAAATTGAGAATGGTGGCTAGGGCTTGATGATGACAAAAAAATGAGTAGAAGAACATTGCAatgtaaatttgatatttaaggtaattaatatttttttaaatttttattaattttgggtgatattataatttttaaaagtggcATACTTAACATgattaatttgtgttaaaacaaaatatattttgtgcTATGACCCTGAGGGAGTGAAAAATGTTTTCGATCAAACATTGcgtgggaaaatgtgatttactTGAACTGAAATTAACCCTTATTTATTGAACAACAATATCAATATTCTACGAcgatttcaaaaattaataaaatattaaaatttaattatttgggTTTGAACTtctaatataattgtaaaactttaatttatttgttttagtaGTTATAACAATTTATCTATTATAGTGATTGTAAGTTTGTTAATATATTCTAAGTTTATTCATTTGGTTGTAAGTTTGATTACTGTATTTAAATTTCTTTGCcttgagtttatatatataattatgaatttaattactatattctagatttatttgaataataaatacgAGTGGAGTgctgaattattaaaaaaggaaaatcatattgttcacttaaattttaaaaaaaaaaaaaaaaaaaaaagaaactcatATAAGATCAGAGGCGTTGCCCGTTTAGGGCAATCAAATATAAAGACGAAGAAGGAAGAAAAGCCCATACCCATTTCTGTTCTCGAAGTAACCATGGAAGAACTCGAATCGAATCCAAGTGATACGGTAACCAAGTTTGCGAATTCTCATTCCAAGAAAAGAAAGCTCAATCAAAATGCGGAGCTCCCGGCCTCCTATTACTACAAAATCCGTCTTATCGCTCGTCAACTTCGTCCCCATTTTATAGaagtatatttttattctcttcACATACTGTGCTTGGTTGGTTTTGTCAATATTATCTCGTGTTTTACTCTTTGCTAGTCTGTCTTATTTCTCTTGTTGATTATAAACAAAGATGGAGGTTCTAAGTTCATACGGATTCGAATGGCCTTTTATAagggttttttaattattttttttattttcagtaattaaactgaattttttttgggatttttCGTTTTGTGAACTACTATGGTTTATCTTTGCCCGCTGTTTGCCCCCAAAGGTTGGCTTTAATTCGAGTGTTTCATTTTACTTCAAGGCCGCATGAGATTTGATCATCATGGGTTTTTTGCTTCAATTTGTATTTGTTGGGGTTCAGTTACAGGAAGTATTTTTCTGATTGTTATTACATATAACATGCAAGCTCTTTGGGATGTTaagtgttaaaaattttcaattgtcgAGGACAAAGAAATATTTCAGGAGTTTAATTTTGAACCGTTATTGTTACCGGAGTTGTGAGTTATAACAGAGTGCTAAATGTAAGGGGGGAAATTCTTCTTTATAGCATGGGAGCTAGGACTAGGAGAAGGTTGTGAAAGGATTCAATACCTAAATGAGAATTAGGCTTGGACTACTGAAGTTGGTAGGAATTTTGACAAATCATGTATATCTAGTATTCTTTTTCCTtgtgtttgatattttcaatctcTGTTTGGTAACAATCTTATTTTCAAGTTCACAAATCCTTTGGACTGTTTTCTCCCTAACTGGAATTTGATTAATACTCATATGGGATGGAGCATGTTGATGCAGAGTGTTAGTTGTGTATTAGCTGAGTCAAGTAAGGCTCTTAACGGAAGAATTTCATAAGGGGAAGTAGACACTGTTCTTGTGTTGAACTTAAGACGTATGTAGGGAGGATTTCTGAATGAGTTTGATAACAATTGTTTTcagattttcatttttgacaatttcttttaaaaggTCAGGCTTCCTCAAGACAAGTTGTTATCATCTTAATTGTTGTTGTAAAATTCAAGCCTGACTTAATGTGCTTCACTTACTTGATGAATGACGTTTTAATGCATTTGATTGGTATTTCTCCCTCACCCCCACCTTACCTGTTTACCACCCAACAACTGCATCTTTTGATTCTGGACTTGCTCTTCTTGTTAAGAAACTTTTTAAGTTTTCAGGTCTTTAAATGTTGATGGTACTCTAATAGGAAAAAATTCATACAGATATGTAATAGTGTTTACCAATACAACTTGcatacttaatatataattggtgCATTCAATGTTTTGGTATGTTGTGTGAACTGATACTGAGGTGATCACTGCAGTTTGTAGGACTTAATATGTTTAAGTACTTATTGCTGTGGTGCTTCTAATTCTTCTAATACTTATTGCAATGTGTCGTCTCTCATTTTAATTCATCTACTACTTGTCCTGGAAATATCCAgctctttattattttttttttttcccaattcatataattttttgcgAAGAGCCACATATaaagttaattttcttttaatgtgTAGATTCTCCAAACACCTGACTTTCGAAATTGCAAAGCTGCTCATGAAGTAAAAGAACGTGAGTTTCCTAAGACATCTATTGTGAGTTGAACGTACTCGCATATTCATAAAATTGTATGGTGTCTTGTTTTTTCTCAATTGATGGGATTTAGCCAGCTGCCTTCTTTGTTTGATTCATGAACCAGGATTTTGGCTTTGGCTTACTTTTTTGGGAAATGTTGTTGGCTTATCTGTTAGGAGCCTAAAACTGGGTTTATTTCGATACTCATTCTATGATAAATGTTGTAGAACATGAACTAGTCTAGTCACTATATACAAGCTGGCTAAGTAACCTGATGCTTTCTGTTGAAGTTTGCCAAGTATCCTGATGAAGAATACTATGCTACACTGCATCacttgtgtgtgtgtgtgtgtgtgtgtatatatatatatatagggttttGCCTTGTGCAATTTTAGGCAAGATAAGCTTAGTGTGTATTGTTTTTGAAAGCATTTATAATAAGGCATGTACTTTCTGCATGCAGAGATGAAGCTTATAGTAGATTTGTACCGACAGATGATTGCTGAGATAGACCACATTGAACATGAAGAGGAATTACAATCGGAGCTActtaaacccaaaaaatttcAGGAGCAACCATCAGAAAAGAAGCCTCAAACACCTGGATTCAGCTCAGAGAAGAAGAATGATGATATTGGCCAGAGTCGGGAAAGCTACATCGTGGGTGGATCAGTCTTTGGTTGGAACTTCATCACATTTTCTGGAAGTCAGCCAGTTTATTATGGAGTAACCAGGGAGTCATTTCGAAGTAGACAAAATAAGTAAGATCAGTAGTCTGCTCATAACAAGTGATGTTTTTGATGACTAGAAATTAGTTTACAAGTAGCCACCAATAGTCATTAACAAAGTAAATAGTCTGAATCAGTACATTTTTACTAATCGAAATGGATAGAATTTGCTCTTTTTTTCAGTAAGAGAAGTAGAGTGTTCATATCATGTTtccttttaattctttattcatagttgattttgttgtttatgtcacagttataattttataaatatttaatatcaatatatgttaaatttagaAAAGTCAATTGAATTTCATGTGATCAGATTTTTAATGTATGAAGTGGGTGGTGGGTAGTTCATGAAGTATCCATTGCCTTAAGAGTAGTTAACGGAGGTAGTTGAAACTTTGAAACACATATTTAGGTTGTTTTTAGGTAAAGGCTATGTTTGGAATGTTGGTTCATTTCTGGTTGAGAGGATTTCTAGGAGGTTGAATTGAAATgatcttattttatttctttttctgttttaatttagtaataaaacaatATGCATATACTTTTTAAGTATGCAAAGAGGTACACacatgatgtgtcatcatatgattagatgattttgaattaaaaataaaataatgtgcaattgcatgataatatatcatatgtgtatctatttgtatactcaaaagtgtgtatacataacattacacttttatttagagaaaataatgaggAAAGTTTTGTTTTGTGTAATTTGGAgataatgaatttcttttcttgatgtaattatttttttttactaataattatttaatagtaCTTCCTATACAGACAATTAGATATTAatgaaagtaaatatattacgagattaaatgatttttaattagagataatataattaattaaattatttaattatatgataataaattattttatttattggctaatattacttaaaattaatttactttgtATCAATCAAGAAAATTGATCAAAGGtgttaaaagtaaatttaatcGTCTCTCTTTGAAAATGTTTAGGTATAGAGTATGCCTTCCAGAAGCTTTAgatctaattatattttgataatcttttacaAATCTGTTTAGGGTATCAACTATAGCTTTAAAAGAGCGGCTGCCTGCTTTTTCGTGCTATAATGTTACATGTTccatttttaaatacataaaataaatatataaatatatattatcatgtgattaaatgttattttatatttaatataaaattaattatttatataataatatattatcaattatctattttatatactaaaaaaaaaaagaatatatatatttttattgttttgcatATGCCTTACAAAACAAGGTGTCTTAACagacaataaatttattaaaattatgtataattaaatttaagtatttaattagcCATTTGGATAATTTATTAGGTGATTAAAAtttctgaattaaaaataaaataatatataaccataaaattatatgtcaattagataattaaaacttaaaactggatatatataaaattgtacttTAATTTAATAGGAtttaaaagcacaaaaaaaaaatcaaaccatataataacaaaacaaatattgatggattataatataatcaaaattttattttatatacaatttaaaattatttactcacgtaataacatatcatcatttaaaataatagtaacatattaacatataattagataaatttaaattaaaaataaattaatatttaataatgtgATATCACATTATTATTACATGAATTATCTATCATACAGGACATGTAATTTAGACTCCTGAATAGTGgaattttccaaaaataaaaccatCTAATTTTTTCCTGCAGAGCCTTTTGGATTTTGGTAAACTCCTGGTCTATtctcatatataaaaaactacACTATGCTTCCACAAGGCACTATGTTCATCTCTCTAGACATTCCAAAACAAGtatgaattttatttcatacCGATTTGTGAGCAACAAGTTGCTGTCAAAAGTAATGGAAAAGCATGATAGCATCATCGAGCTTCATCTGTGATGACTCCAAGAGTATTCTGACTTTTTTTAGTCGATTGTATCTATCAAGCAGGTGTCCAGTACGCCTGTCTGCCGGGAGGTTTAACAACTGAAACACGTTCACACAGCATATGATCAGTACATTCAAATACAAAACTATAGAGATCGGAATGACTGCAATAGGGTGGATAAgaacaaaacaaattcaaagaCTTGTTCCGAGGGCACTGAAAACAAACAAATGCCTTGAAAAATAAATAGTCAATTTCAGTCAACATTCATAGGCAATGCAATTTGCTGAGGTAATTGCAATAACATTTACATCGGAATAGAAGTCATATGGCATCATATATCACAAGATAGGAACAAAGAACATAGTGTCAGAGGCCCCTCAGAACCTTGAATAGTCAGATGAGGTGTCCTATTTCTCTTGGCAGGTTGGGAAACATAATAATCAGCGTATCCCAATGTGTAAAACAATGGACTGAAACTGATAATTTGCAGAAGTGGAAAACAAAAAAGCATAAAGAATAGAAAAGTAGAAGGCCATAGGCCCCATTGGACTTCAATCCTAAATAGTATTGTTTATATTGGTTAGAAGAGTAAACTAACCTCTTTTTCTTGATCCAGCTCATGAGCCAATCGAAGACTCAAATTTAAGGCAGCATGGAACATCTCATCAAGGACATACCGAGACAGAGTGGTCTTATTGACCTTCCACAAGAAGAACACAGATTGTCTAGCTCCAGACATAAATAATTTCTGGAAGGGGAAAATACATTCTAATGAAGTTGAAGTTCATAAAACCATAATAATTAACTATATTGCATAACTTAAAAGTTCCAAATGACAGGTATAACATGAATAAAATGGCAATGCTCCATTAAAAGGATATTCACATAAAATACGGCAGAACTACTAAATTACAGAAATCATGTTTTCTTAACAACCGTTGATAGAAGGTTCATAATTGCAAGCCTACATGAAATGTGATGAATTATATCTCTAAATTAGGGAAACAATCTTTCAAGAAGgcaccaaaacacaaaatacatcGACACTACACATCTATGGTTCTTTCACATTAAcagcaaattaaaatatttgaggaAAAGGTTCATAGAAATGAAATATGAATcacaattaaatttgataaattatgatCATACCTCAGATGGCCAACAAAAGAGTCAGATTAAAGTAAAAGGCCATAGCTACTATAGAGCAGTTTCCTACTGCAATATTGAAAAAATGTTTCACAAAACTTGGTTTTGTAGAAGCCCATAGATAAAACTAGTTAAAGTATGCGTTAACATAggttaataattttcttttaaataaatgcTCCAACTTTGTGTGACTCAGATTAGATCTCAAGATCTCTAGCAAAATCACAAAAAACATTCAACCtaagccaaattttttttattgtgattaTGAACTTCAAAGGGTGATACACAACGAGCAAAAGTGATGAAAAGGACAAAAAGGAACTTTTGGACCCATGGTCCCCAATTCTACAATGATGTCACCTCAAGCAATTGTTCACCGACCACTTTCAAATAAAATGTGAGGAAATAGAAAAGACTGACATAATGATACATCCATGAAGTCAAAAGCAGGAGCTTGTGAATTTTTTTACAAGGAAGTCACACCAGAATCAGATGACCATTTATACTAATCATAATACCAGTGTTTTGGAAAATTAGGCGACCTAACAGATATTGGAAATGTATTTATGTGCCTGAGAGGTGACTAACATACAATACAAAGACAAAGACAGGAAAAGATATGCACCTCCATATCTAAGTATTCATCCTTCCACATCTTGTGAAGAATCTTTAGTGTATCCTTCTTCTCAACGAAGGTGATATCTGAAATCTTCAAAATTACAATAAGATTAATGGACTAAGAATAAAAGCATAATCATGTAAGTCAAGAATTTTTTCACAACTCATAGTTCTTGTGGCTGATTACCAGCTTGGAGTGAGTAACCTTTTCAAGATAAATTAGTCAAACTACTCAAAGGGAAAATGAAAGTCGCCACAAGCAAGCACCAGTTAATAATCATTACCTTGTCAGTTTCAAGTAGGCAATTGGCCTTTGACAGTAACCTGAATATTCTATAAGCATCCCTCCCATATTTTTTAAGTACAACTGATTCCATCTGCCATATAAAAATGACATTACACATTTACCTAAAACCCAAGTACATTTTTacttcatatatttaaaaacaacaaataaataaaagcgaaaaagaagagaaaagaaagtacCTCATCATTCTGAGCTAGTTCAATGATTTTCTCAAAttctgaaaaataaatatgaattagtATAGAAAACATAAGAATAAACCATTCATCCAAAACAAGATTGAATGAGCAAAGAAGGTACCAATGCTATATGAACCATTGGATTCTTTCACAAGTGGTGGATAACCCAACTGATTCAGGGAAGCTTTGGCATGATCAAGTGTCATATTACGACCTGCTTCTCTCTTTATTACCTCTTCATAAATGGAACCCAGTGACAACGGAACTGCAAGGAAGTTGCATGATTCAATGGATAAAATTCATTAATCTGCCTGCATTCTTGTGTATATGTTAACACTAGATTCATTGCCCCAAAAGAAATTAACAGAGAAAAGCAAtgaaaaagtgaaaaaacatTAGTATTGTAAGAATGCATTAAAGGAACCTGAATATCTTGTTTTCACTTTCTGCTCAGAACTTCTAGTTGCCTCCAACATTGCGCCTAGAACAGTGGCAGCTCCATCGTCTAGACGTGCTCTCACAGTTTCGATGCAAGCCTAGAATATCATAAATGATCAGAGGACATCCAATAGTATGCAGGAAACATACTGAAAAGTAATgggataattattttttgtcttgTCAAAGACTTTGACAacacattaaattaaaatggtCCATACgaaaaaaattaacaacacCTATAAAGCAATTATAAAAGGTGGGAATGTCTTCTATTTGATATTTACATGTTCTCCTTTGTTCTCCTTGCTGCGCCACCTTGAGCCTTGGTTTTCTCCTTGCAAGGGCAACAAAGAACCCCTAAAGTTTCAACCAGCTCTATTTTGCTTCTTCTATGAACTTTTggttaatgaaatttaatttgaaattatcacCTCATATGACAGGGTTAGTGAAGTATATTTCCTCTGTTCAAGAAATAGAAGGGATGATGAAGGTTATGTGAAAATCCAGTTCGTCAGAGAACAGAATAGAAGAAATATCCCCACAACAGCAAAATTATTTTGACTAAAACAGTCAAGTGCAGTGCAAGCCactttttgtttcaaaattccAGATGATAAGTTACTAAGGAGGTAAATTGCTACAGATTGAGCAAATTATATACTTTCCCAATAAATTCAAGAAAGCAATTTATTAAGATACTTGAACACTAGCCCCAGGTCTAATAACCAGTAAACCATTAAGAGAGTACACAATATTCGCATGATGACAGTTTAAACCTGAACATCTTATACGTGAATATTTAATTCCTGAATTTAGATCTAcagttaaaaataaagtaaaaaccAACCTTATGCCTAAGATGACGAATAAATTCCTCAAAATTGGCACGGTAGAGAACTGTTAGTTCATCTGCAGTCCTGGATTCATCTGACTCCAGAGCATTATGTTTGCgctataaaataagaaaattataagtatacgattaaacatttcattttggggaaaaaaaaaaaactttctccAACCTTCTGTCCAACAGTTATGCTAGTCAAATTGTTGTCATTGTTTTCCCCATGAACACCAGAATCAGTACTTATAACTGAAAATCTCAATGTCTCTACAGGCGCTGCTGCTGCTACAGCCCGTTGTTCAATTGTTTCTGGTTCTTCAACTAACTGAGAATGAATTGAAGAAGCAAAgtgaaaatgtttatataataaatttacattCAAAATTAGATGGTAATCTTCAATAACAAGTTGCAATTCTAAACAATTCTGATGCCAAAGATCCCAAAAGTtcgttttcaaaatataaaggTTCTtcattttggccaaaaaaacaAAGGTTAATTTCCATTTATTTTAGCCTAATTCTTAATTGCAAATACAAGCTCACAGTCAAATCTTATCCCAACCAAAAGACAATACTAAAGAATCACACTTTGCAAATGGATTGACATGAGAAAACAAAGCTTATTATGCAAAAGAtttaaatacacatttatataatgcacttaatcaataaaatgaaactcttaaaaaaatataaatctatattgttcttattattatcattttttttaatctagcACGTGGTATGTGGTATAATGCGTCCTTGGTTTACCATGTTGTGCTGAAACAAAGCCCAGGGCACATCTATTACCGAGAGATGCCTAAAAGACCATGAAGATAATCACATCTTAGAATATGTTTAGCCCTCTTTACATATAGACAACAAGACAACAAGAGACACAAATATGAGCATCAATCAAACACCAAAATATTCTTTGGCCTGTTATGCAGCTTCTGTGACAGGCTATATCCCCACTATTGGATTTTTTACAAGATTATTAACTCTATTATCTTAGTTAAGACAGGGAAAATAATTAAGGCGCACTTGAACTGCAATCAACAAGAACACACTAAGAAATGTCAATAGACATAGTGACTAACAGTTCATCCAGCCCCGGAGCAAGAACAGTGAAGcttatgaatttgaaatgaatatgaaaatacCTTAGAGGACTTAGAACCTCGCTTCCTTGCAGGAGTTTCTTCTTCTGTTGCTGCCATAAGAAGTGGTTCAGGGGCAGGGCAGCGCTCAACATAATGAGCAGTTGCAAGTTTAGAAAGAGATTCTCGAACAGAATCCAGAACCACAGATGTTCCTGGAGGAATATATTCCATAAATTAACTGAAGATGGATTGCTTTAAATGCACCTTAGGCTATTCAATTTATGCAGTATATTTCACAGAGCAACAATCTATATTTTAACACGTCGAAATAGAATGAATGACCATAAAAAACCCttacacaaataaaattacaacaatACAGGATATCGAGAAACCTTGTACAAATTCAGAAACTTATACAATCATAGCCAATTTTGTTCACAATATCATACATTTGATGCAATGTCAATTTAATCTGTGTCACACAGGTCAAAAGAGGGAAGTAAAAAAGAAGTACCCCTAATCATTGATATACTAGATATTGATAAAGTAAATGGAAAAcaggaaaacaaaaaatgactTGCCCTCTTTCTCACTTGATTTAGCTCTTTCAAACATTTGTTTCAGTGTGAGCCGACCATGTTCAAGCAACCCCTGAAGGAGCTCTACACACTGTGAAaccaaaaaaagtaaaaattcaCCCCACTCTATTTATCATTCCTAAACatctaaaatttcaaagcaAGATTAAAACAACTAACTTGTTTATCAAATTCCTGGGACGCAATTGTCAAAAACTTGGCAAACCTCACGCGATGAAGAATATTATCGAACAATGCCACATACTGTGTATTCAGCCTCGGCTCATCTCCAAAACCACCTTCacacacaaaatatataaaaataaaacaatccaCACACAATCACCAAACAAATgtttagaaaaattcaaagaacagcaaaaagagaaaatgaaaaccTAATTGTTCGACGATGAAAGCCTGAACGCAATTCTGTTGAATTAAGACGAGCAAAGAGTTCTTGACTTGTTCATCAGTGAGCTCGGTATATCGCTTTATATTAGGTCTGTTTAGGGGCCCTCGACGGAGAAGACATTCACATACTTTCTGTAAATAATTAGTAAAATGAGTCAAAATCGAATGGAAATCAAGGCacacatataaaaattaataaataaataaataaaggaaagaggaagagaagagaGCGATACAGCGACTCGATCGCCGAAGTGATTGGTGATGATGTGGACGGCGAACTTGATGCCGTACTGAGGCACCACCATCGTCACTCGTTTTGGTTACTCTTCACTGGTTAGAGAAAAGCGAGAGCCGGCAGGACAAAGTAGGGCGGGAAGAAACATTACTGACGAGTGCGTTGAACAGGTAGGGtaagttataatatttattaatataattttaatattttgattgaagCATCAGTTGGGGTCCATAGCTCAGTGGTAGAGCAATTGACTGCAGATCAATAGGTCACCGGTTCGAACCCGGTTGGGCCCTTGAAAcctccttttttattttctgtttattCTCGGAAAGTTAATTCAGgatatttaattcattttaaattcaaattaagtttaaataaaaaagattaatttattttttaaattaaattgaattattttttttaatttgaactgaattttcacttgtaaaatgTTGAGACACGATTTAATTTGCTTCCATCTCCATGATAACATTTTTCAATCTTGC includes:
- the LOC123225016 gene encoding uncharacterized protein LOC123225016 encodes the protein MEELESNPSDTVTKFANSHSKKRKLNQNAELPASYYYKIRLIARQLRPHFIEILQTPDFRNCKAAHEVKEQMKLIVDLYRQMIAEIDHIEHEEELQSELLKPKKFQEQPSEKKPQTPGFSSEKKNDDIGQSRESYIVGGSVFGWNFITFSGSQPVYYGVTRESFRSRQNK
- the LOC123225012 gene encoding DNA-directed RNA polymerase III subunit rpc3 isoform X2, yielding MVVPQYGIKFAVHIITNHFGDRVAKVCECLLRRGPLNRPNIKRYTELTDEQVKNSLLVLIQQNCVQAFIVEQLGGFGDEPRLNTQYVALFDNILHRVRFAKFLTIASQEFDKQCVELLQGLLEHGRLTLKQMFERAKSRTSVVLDSVRESLSKLATAHYVERCPAPEPLLMAATEEETPARKRGSKSSKLVEEPETIEQRAVAAAAPVETLRFSVISTDSGVHGENNDNNLTSITVGQKRKHNALESDESRTADELTVLYRANFEEFIRHLRHKACIETVRARLDDGAATVLGAMLEATRSSEQKVKTRYSVPLSLGSIYEEVIKREAGRNMTLDHAKASLNQLGYPPLVKESNGSYSIEFEKIIELAQNDEMESVVLKKYGRDAYRIFRLLSKANCLLETDKISDITFVEKKDTLKILHKMWKDEYLDMEKLFMSGARQSVFFLWKVNKTTLSRYVLDEMFHAALNLSLRLAHELDQEKELLNLPADRRTGHLLDRYNRLKKVRILLESSQMKLDDAIMLFHYF
- the LOC123225012 gene encoding DNA-directed RNA polymerase III subunit rpc3 isoform X1; translated protein: MVVPQYGIKFAVHIITNHFGDRVAKVCECLLRRGPLNRPNIKRYTELTDEQVKNSLLVLIQQNCVQAFIVEQLGGFGDEPRLNTQYVALFDNILHRVRFAKFLTIASQEFDKQCVELLQGLLEHGRLTLKQMFERAKSSEKEGTSVVLDSVRESLSKLATAHYVERCPAPEPLLMAATEEETPARKRGSKSSKLVEEPETIEQRAVAAAAPVETLRFSVISTDSGVHGENNDNNLTSITVGQKRKHNALESDESRTADELTVLYRANFEEFIRHLRHKACIETVRARLDDGAATVLGAMLEATRSSEQKVKTRYSVPLSLGSIYEEVIKREAGRNMTLDHAKASLNQLGYPPLVKESNGSYSIEFEKIIELAQNDEMESVVLKKYGRDAYRIFRLLSKANCLLETDKISDITFVEKKDTLKILHKMWKDEYLDMEKLFMSGARQSVFFLWKVNKTTLSRYVLDEMFHAALNLSLRLAHELDQEKELLNLPADRRTGHLLDRYNRLKKVRILLESSQMKLDDAIMLFHYF